One Sporomusaceae bacterium ACPt DNA window includes the following coding sequences:
- the csoR_1 gene encoding Copper-sensing transcriptional repressor CsoR, which yields MLNNREKTDIQKRLRRIGGQINGIEKMVDEGRYCVDILQQIMAARAALNQVALIMIESHTKSCVVNAIKENRTEEAIDELIGVLSKFTK from the coding sequence ATGTTAAACAACAGAGAAAAGACAGATATCCAAAAAAGACTGAGGCGAATCGGTGGACAAATTAACGGAATTGAAAAAATGGTTGATGAAGGACGTTATTGCGTGGATATTTTGCAGCAAATCATGGCTGCTCGGGCTGCGCTTAATCAAGTGGCGCTAATTATGATTGAGAGCCATACGAAGAGTTGTGTGGTTAATGCCATAAAAGAAAACCGTACTGAAGAGGCTATCGATGAGTTGATAGGTGTCTTATCCAAATTCACAAAATAA
- the copA_1 gene encoding Copper-exporting P-type ATPase — protein sequence MTKSNRTSVETTFFKVGGMTCAACASRVERGLTKLKGVEKAAVNLATEKATVTYDPKQVGLSEIAQKIENLGYQVIKDRIDLKITGMTCAACSGRVERGLNKLPGVANAVVNLAVEKATIEYYPGVISINDIKAKIENLGYGVHDLTDTNEVDKEKKAREAEVSRQRFRLLLATIFSLPLLLAMAMHMLGVMGRATELLMNPYLQLVLATPVQFIAGWQFYRGAYLALRNGSANMDVLVALGTSAAYFYSIANVLRHAPDLYFETSAILITLIILGKLLEATAKGRTSEAIKALMGLQAKTARVFRGGQEIDIPVESVMVGDIVVVRPGEKIPVDGVIVEGTSTVDESMLTGESLPVDKKAGDQVVGATINKLGTFKFRATKVGKDTALAQIVRIVEEAQGSKAPIQRFADVVSGYFVPAVVGLSILTFAAWFFIFDPGNFSRALVNFTAVLVIACPCALGLATPTSIMVGTGKGAENGILIKGAEHLENAHRLTTIVLDKTGTITKGEPEVTDIVPLAGLAETEILPMAVSAEKNSEHPLAQAIVKYGQKQGIPIKDPDSFTAIPGHGVEVTIEGKRILVGTRKLMKENNIEFESFVPRIEALELQGKTVMLFALENKLSGLFAVADTVKENSAQAVDELQKMGIEVWMITGDNTRTAQAIAQTVGIDNVMAEVLPENKADKVAALKKEGKVVAMVGDGINDAPALATADVGFAIGTGTDVAIEAADITLMRGDLAGIVAAIRLSKATMRNIKQNLFWALVYNSLGIPVAAMGYLSPVLAGAAMAFSSVSVVTNALRLKRFNPYRD from the coding sequence ATGACCAAGTCAAACAGAACATCTGTAGAAACTACGTTTTTTAAAGTAGGCGGCATGACATGTGCCGCTTGTGCAAGCAGGGTTGAACGCGGGCTCACAAAACTAAAAGGAGTAGAAAAGGCTGCCGTTAATCTTGCCACCGAGAAGGCTACTGTAACGTACGATCCGAAACAAGTCGGCCTTAGCGAGATAGCGCAAAAAATAGAGAACTTAGGCTATCAGGTTATCAAGGATAGAATAGACTTGAAGATTACCGGCATGACCTGCGCGGCTTGCTCGGGGCGCGTGGAAAGAGGCTTGAATAAACTGCCTGGTGTAGCCAATGCCGTTGTCAACCTGGCGGTCGAGAAGGCTACAATAGAGTATTATCCGGGCGTAATCAGCATTAACGATATTAAGGCTAAAATTGAGAACCTTGGGTATGGGGTTCATGACCTAACAGATACTAATGAGGTAGACAAAGAAAAGAAGGCCCGCGAAGCGGAAGTAAGCAGACAGCGCTTTCGCCTGCTGCTGGCTACCATATTTTCCTTGCCGCTGCTGCTGGCCATGGCCATGCATATGCTGGGGGTGATGGGCAGGGCCACCGAATTACTGATGAACCCCTATCTCCAATTGGTATTGGCCACTCCTGTTCAGTTTATTGCTGGCTGGCAGTTTTACCGGGGGGCTTATCTGGCGCTTAGGAACGGCAGCGCGAACATGGATGTTCTTGTCGCGCTTGGAACGTCTGCCGCTTATTTCTATAGTATCGCTAACGTACTTCGCCATGCACCTGACTTGTATTTTGAAACATCGGCTATTTTAATCACGCTAATTATATTGGGTAAGCTTCTCGAGGCCACCGCCAAGGGGCGAACATCTGAAGCCATTAAGGCCCTCATGGGACTGCAGGCCAAGACGGCCAGAGTGTTTCGCGGCGGGCAGGAAATCGATATTCCGGTCGAATCGGTCATGGTTGGGGATATCGTGGTAGTGCGTCCCGGAGAAAAAATTCCGGTCGACGGCGTTATTGTCGAAGGGACATCAACAGTGGATGAGTCCATGCTTACCGGCGAAAGCTTACCTGTTGACAAGAAGGCAGGGGACCAAGTAGTTGGTGCAACTATCAATAAACTCGGGACATTTAAGTTTAGAGCAACGAAGGTTGGTAAAGATACCGCCTTGGCACAGATTGTACGCATTGTCGAAGAAGCGCAAGGGTCAAAAGCACCAATTCAACGCTTTGCCGATGTGGTCTCAGGCTATTTTGTGCCGGCCGTTGTTGGACTTTCGATTCTAACTTTCGCGGCTTGGTTCTTTATTTTCGACCCTGGCAATTTTTCCAGAGCATTGGTTAATTTTACTGCCGTCTTAGTTATCGCTTGTCCGTGTGCACTGGGGCTGGCAACGCCGACCTCGATTATGGTGGGGACGGGCAAGGGCGCAGAGAACGGTATCTTAATAAAAGGTGCTGAGCATTTAGAGAATGCGCATAGATTGACAACTATTGTTCTAGATAAAACAGGTACAATTACCAAAGGCGAACCTGAAGTTACCGATATCGTGCCGCTTGCCGGACTTGCCGAAACTGAAATATTGCCAATGGCTGTCAGTGCAGAGAAAAACTCGGAACATCCCTTGGCCCAGGCCATCGTTAAGTATGGTCAAAAGCAAGGCATACCGATTAAAGACCCGGATTCATTTACTGCCATTCCGGGGCATGGGGTTGAGGTTACTATTGAAGGCAAACGAATCTTAGTGGGTACTCGCAAACTAATGAAGGAAAACAATATTGAGTTTGAATCATTTGTTCCTCGAATTGAAGCGTTGGAGCTGCAGGGCAAAACAGTCATGCTGTTTGCCTTAGAAAACAAGCTTAGCGGTCTATTCGCAGTGGCAGATACCGTGAAAGAGAATTCTGCTCAAGCTGTAGACGAGCTGCAAAAAATGGGTATAGAGGTATGGATGATAACAGGGGACAATACCCGCACCGCTCAAGCCATCGCCCAAACGGTTGGAATAGACAATGTTATGGCCGAGGTTCTGCCGGAAAACAAAGCCGACAAGGTTGCTGCTCTTAAAAAAGAAGGCAAGGTTGTAGCCATGGTGGGAGACGGCATAAATGATGCTCCGGCGCTGGCTACCGCCGATGTGGGTTTTGCCATCGGCACAGGTACCGATGTTGCCATCGAGGCGGCAGATATTACCCTTATGCGGGGTGACCTGGCCGGGATTGTGGCCGCCATCCGTTTAAGTAAGGCAACCATGCGGAACATTAAGCAGAATTTATTTTGGGCGCTTGTCTATAATTCGCTTGGTATTCCGGTTGCGGCGATGGGGTACTTATCACCGGTCTTAGCAGGAGCGGCTATGGCCTTTAGCTCTGTTTCGGTAGTAACCAACGCCCTTAGACTGAAACGGTTTAACCCTTATAGAGACTGA
- the copZ_1 gene encoding Copper chaperone CopZ: MSQEKETILKIEGMSCGHCKMAVEKALQTVPGVVSASVDLAKKEALVTGTANREALVKAVEDAGFDVV, from the coding sequence GTGAGTCAAGAAAAGGAAACAATATTAAAAATCGAAGGTATGTCCTGCGGTCATTGCAAAATGGCTGTCGAAAAAGCACTCCAGACTGTTCCGGGAGTGGTAAGCGCCAGTGTTGACCTGGCAAAGAAAGAAGCGCTTGTAACCGGTACTGCTAACCGGGAAGCGCTTGTAAAGGCTGTAGAAGACGCTGGCTTTGACGTGGTTTAA
- the cusA_1 gene encoding Cation efflux system protein CusA: MGENTLNVIDQVKAKIAEIQPSLPEGMRIVPFYNQTDLVKKAVNTLTRVLIEEFILVSIIVVAFLGNVRSN; encoded by the coding sequence ATGGGCGAAAACACGCTGAACGTGATCGATCAGGTGAAGGCCAAGATCGCTGAGATCCAACCATCTTTACCGGAAGGCATGAGGATTGTACCCTTCTACAACCAAACCGATCTAGTGAAAAAAGCGGTCAATACGCTGACACGGGTGTTGATTGAAGAATTCATTTTAGTATCGATCATTGTCGTTGCCTTTTTAGGCAATGTACGGTCCAACTGA
- the cusA_2 gene encoding Cation efflux system protein CusA — MPLGGIAIGMGVMTDVAIVMVENIFRHLAEDRGRPNIADVTLEAAKEVASPIFFSITIIIVTFLPVFTMTGTEGKLYTPMGWAKTFAMSGSLLLAFTLVPMLCTLLLGGKIQEKDTWIVAKLHQWYVPTLKSVLKYSKVTIIIAVVVMIAGFSLLPLIGTTFMPALDEGTFLVMPTMLPSVSLTEALESAKTMDKVMNIPFSLVGGIVAMYATGTYLTVAAAVGFIALFGIAVQNGASW, encoded by the coding sequence ATGCCACTTGGCGGGATTGCCATCGGCATGGGCGTCATGACCGACGTGGCCATTGTTATGGTGGAAAATATCTTCCGGCATTTGGCCGAAGACCGCGGCCGGCCTAACATTGCCGACGTGACGCTGGAAGCGGCTAAAGAAGTGGCCTCGCCGATCTTCTTTTCCATCACGATTATCATTGTTACCTTCCTGCCGGTATTTACCATGACTGGCACCGAAGGCAAGCTATATACACCGATGGGCTGGGCCAAAACCTTCGCCATGAGCGGCTCGCTGCTGCTGGCTTTCACTCTGGTGCCAATGTTGTGTACCTTGCTGCTCGGAGGCAAAATTCAAGAAAAAGACACATGGATTGTCGCCAAGTTGCATCAATGGTATGTACCTACTTTGAAATCAGTATTAAAGTACAGTAAAGTTACGATTATTATCGCTGTAGTGGTAATGATTGCCGGATTCTCGCTGTTACCACTCATTGGCACCACCTTCATGCCGGCCTTGGATGAAGGGACATTCCTGGTGATGCCGACCATGCTGCCCAGTGTGTCACTTACGGAAGCGCTGGAATCAGCCAAAACCATGGATAAAGTGATGAACATTCCGTTCTCCTTAGTGGGCGGCATTGTGGCCATGTATGCTACCGGCACCTATCTGACGGTAGCGGCGGCTGTCGGCTTCATCGCTCTGTTTGGGATTGCGGTGCAAAACGGGGCATCATGGTGA
- the czcA gene encoding Cobalt-zinc-cadmium resistance protein CzcA → MERAIIEGAFTLLRPVMITALVASLGLFPLLFATGTGAEVQRTMATVVVGGLVTSTVLTLIVLPCIYLVWNQWRERENPPVSGNTQTIE, encoded by the coding sequence TTGGAAAGAGCCATTATTGAAGGCGCGTTCACCCTTTTGCGGCCGGTTATGATTACCGCGCTGGTCGCCAGTTTGGGCTTGTTCCCGTTACTCTTTGCCACCGGCACCGGTGCCGAGGTGCAGCGGACGATGGCTACGGTAGTCGTTGGCGGTTTGGTTACCTCCACTGTACTGACCCTGATCGTTCTGCCGTGCATCTATTTGGTCTGGAACCAGTGGCGCGAGCGAGAGAACCCGCCGGTATCCGGCAACACACAAACTATTGAGTAA